The Desulfovibrio fairfieldensis sequence CCTGAACCACGATGCGCTGTTCCATGGAAACGGCAAAAGGCGAGCCTTCGCTGTCCGTGAAAGCGCCGGGCGCGGTATCGCTCTGGTACCAGAGCCAGGTCAGAAATTCCTGCCCCAGAATACTGTCGGTGGATTCGCCGGAAATGGGCATATTCATTTTATAGAGTTCTCCCTGCTAGTGTCCAATTTGAAAAATTAGACACGGTAAAGCCGCCGTGAGTCCACGAAAAACCAGGGTTTTTCGCGGACGATCCTGCTAAAATTGAGAGCATAATCATGCTCGAAATTTTGCAATCAGACACTAGGTGAGCAGCGCGAATTGGGTTGCTTCAAGCTGGTCCAGACGGATGAGGCTTTCCTCGTCCAGCATGGCGGCCGCCAGATTATACGGCGTCAGTTGCTCCAGATGCAACTCAAAGGTTTTCAGAAATTCCTCCATGAAGAGGTCGATCATCTTATTCTGTGTGGAGGCGAACCAGACTTCATTTTTGTCCGTGGCCCAAAGCACGTTGAATTCGCCCGGCACCGGCAGGAAACGCTGACGCAGGCGCAGCATGACCTGCTCCTTGAGTTCCTTTTTGCGTTCACGGGAGATAAAGGTCTTGTTCTGTTCGCGCATACGCTCTTTTTCCTGGCGCAGGGCCAGGGCCAGATGCTTTTTCACCACGCCCGCCGGAATGCGCCGCATGTCCAGGCGCAGGGAAAAGACGATATAAGCTCCTTTCTGAGGCGGTGCGGCGGCCCATTCCGAATCCAGCATATCCTCAAAGCTGACCCAGCCCTGAGCCTGCATTTCAGGGATATCGTCAATGTCGCGAAAGGCGGATTGCTTGAGCTTATCTGGAATCTGCTGCCAGAGCTCGGAGGACACGGGGTCCAGAATACGGAACCGGGTAAAACTGCAGGTGCTGTTGGCAAAGCCCATGAAAACTCCTTGGGATTGGAACACAAGACCGGTTTGTGTTGTACGTCAGAGCCGCCTTGTCGGCAAGCCCCGGCCCCGACCATCCCGGCAGTTCATCCCGAAGATGTGGGTGCGGGCGATCTACGTCTTCAGAGGTGGAGACGAGCCCTTCCCTAGGTCGACGTAAATTGAGATAAATGTCCCATAATGATAATTATGTAAACTTTTGATTCCCAAGCGGCGAATCAGGGAATCGCGCTTGACGCGGTCCCCCTCTTCCAGCACGATGCCCTCACAAGCCAGCCAGGAGCCATTCATGTTCGGAAAATCAAGGCCTCACACCGTCTCCACACGACGCCCGTCACAGGCGCCGCGCACGCATGCCGCCGACCGGGCTGATGTTCGCCGCGCCGCAAGCGCGCCGCCGGAAAGTGCAACCAGGGACTATGTGACAAACGGCGTGCGCCTGAACAAGGCCATTGCCGCCGCCGGTCTGTGCTCACGGCGCAAGGCCGACGAGCTTATTCTTGCGGGTCAGGTACGGATCAACGGCACTCTGGAGGAAAATCCGGCCCGGCGTGTACTGCCCGGTGATCGCATCGCGGTCAATGACCGGGAGCTCGCCGCCGCTCAAGAATATTATTATCTGTTGCTGCACAAACCCGTGCAGACGGTCTGCACGGTGAATGATCCCGAGGGGCGGCCCACGGTCATGGCATATCTGCCGCCCGAGGTGCGTCATCTGCGGCTCTATCCCGTGGGACGCCTGGATTATTTTTCAGAAGGCCTGCTGCTGCTGACCAATGACGGCGAACTGGCCCAACGGCTTACTCATCCCCGGCATCACCAGCCCAAGACCTATGAGGTGCTGATTCGCGGGTCTGTGCCGGAAACGGCTCTGGCGGTCATGCGCCGGGGCATGCGCCTGGACGAAGGCCAAGCCTTGCTGCCGGTGGATGTGGAAGCGAAAACGGCTGAGAACGGCAATACCCTGTTGCGCATGGTATTACGCCAAGGCGTCAATCGCCAGATACGGCGCATGTGCCGGGATCTGGGCCTGACTATTCTGCGTCTGCGCCGCGTGGCTCAGGGGCCATTGGCTTTGGGCAGCCTTAAGCCGGGCGCTGCCAGGGCATTGGCCCCCGGAGAAGTGGCCGGTCTCAGGCAAAGCGTCGGCTTGCCGTCCCAAGTGTAACCGCCCTGCTCCAGGACAATTTAACACTTGAAATGCTCGTTTACGGCGAGCAAACCCGCCTACGC is a genomic window containing:
- the rdgC gene encoding recombination-associated protein RdgC, giving the protein MGFANSTCSFTRFRILDPVSSELWQQIPDKLKQSAFRDIDDIPEMQAQGWVSFEDMLDSEWAAAPPQKGAYIVFSLRLDMRRIPAGVVKKHLALALRQEKERMREQNKTFISRERKKELKEQVMLRLRQRFLPVPGEFNVLWATDKNEVWFASTQNKMIDLFMEEFLKTFELHLEQLTPYNLAAAMLDEESLIRLDQLEATQFALLT
- a CDS encoding pseudouridine synthase — protein: MFGKSRPHTVSTRRPSQAPRTHAADRADVRRAASAPPESATRDYVTNGVRLNKAIAAAGLCSRRKADELILAGQVRINGTLEENPARRVLPGDRIAVNDRELAAAQEYYYLLLHKPVQTVCTVNDPEGRPTVMAYLPPEVRHLRLYPVGRLDYFSEGLLLLTNDGELAQRLTHPRHHQPKTYEVLIRGSVPETALAVMRRGMRLDEGQALLPVDVEAKTAENGNTLLRMVLRQGVNRQIRRMCRDLGLTILRLRRVAQGPLALGSLKPGAARALAPGEVAGLRQSVGLPSQV